One genomic window of Methanosarcina acetivorans C2A includes the following:
- a CDS encoding DUF2149 domain-containing protein, producing the protein MRKSRRCRRMRLLNDPDEQNPMTGVANLFDVAMVFSVALLVALVMSYHLPELLSANEDITIVKNPGKQDMKIVIKDEGQPIEVLNMTDDIGGGTGEALGTAYRLADGRVIYVPEEENSSSTYQQMLD; encoded by the coding sequence ATGCGAAAATCCAGACGATGCAGGCGAATGAGGCTTTTAAACGATCCGGATGAGCAAAACCCCATGACAGGGGTTGCCAACCTCTTTGACGTTGCAATGGTCTTTTCTGTTGCGTTACTCGTAGCCCTTGTGATGTCTTACCACCTCCCCGAACTTCTGAGCGCAAATGAAGATATTACTATTGTAAAAAATCCCGGAAAACAGGACATGAAAATCGTTATCAAAGATGAAGGCCAGCCTATCGAAGTCCTGAACATGACCGACGATATCGGGGGAGGGACAGGAGAAGCTCTAGGTACTGCATACCGACTGGCCGACGGCAGAGTGATTTACGTGCCTGAGGAAGAGAACAGTAGCTCTACGTATCAGCAAATGCTGGATTGA
- the rtcA gene encoding RNA 3'-terminal phosphate cyclase, which yields MIEIDGSYGEGGGQVVRTAVALSAVTGKDVKVTNIRKNRPNPGLKQQHLKALETAARICEARVSGLFPGSSELFFSPVEIKGGKYEVDIGTAGSITLLLQSLMPALPFAKEKVKLTIKGGTDVAWSPTIDYLQHVTLRALEQLGYAGIVTLKKRGYYPRGGGEVSAVFEPCKLRSFHFRRVKENRRTGEARREEETRNEGRNQNQRIEIQGISHASNLPAHVPARQAEAAESLLLEAGYGSRTKIQSFELLSTGSGITLWSGYCGGSALGKKGLPAEKVGRRAAEEIILELSSKAPVDVHLADQLIPYMALAGNSSYTVRELTLHAATNIWVTEQFLDVKFRIEEKEGLFEVSVD from the coding sequence ATGATAGAAATTGATGGTTCATATGGAGAAGGAGGAGGACAGGTAGTCAGGACAGCTGTTGCCCTTTCTGCAGTTACCGGAAAAGATGTAAAGGTTACGAACATAAGGAAAAACAGACCGAATCCCGGCCTGAAACAGCAGCACCTGAAAGCTCTCGAAACTGCAGCCAGGATATGTGAGGCACGGGTTTCAGGGCTTTTTCCTGGTTCTTCAGAGTTATTTTTTTCTCCAGTGGAAATAAAGGGGGGGAAATATGAGGTTGATATAGGGACTGCAGGTAGCATAACCCTGCTTCTGCAGAGCCTTATGCCAGCCCTGCCTTTTGCAAAAGAAAAGGTCAAGCTGACGATAAAGGGAGGAACCGATGTTGCCTGGTCCCCTACAATCGATTACCTGCAGCATGTAACCCTCAGGGCACTTGAACAACTCGGATATGCAGGCATCGTAACCCTGAAAAAGCGTGGTTACTATCCCAGGGGAGGAGGTGAGGTTTCAGCTGTTTTTGAACCCTGCAAGCTTCGGAGTTTTCATTTCCGAAGGGTAAAAGAAAACAGAAGAACCGGAGAAGCCCGAAGAGAAGAAGAAACCCGAAATGAGGGAAGGAACCAAAACCAGAGGATAGAAATTCAGGGAATTTCCCATGCATCGAATCTACCGGCACATGTACCAGCCCGCCAGGCCGAAGCTGCCGAATCCCTGCTTCTTGAAGCCGGATACGGTTCACGAACCAAGATCCAGTCCTTCGAATTGCTTTCCACAGGAAGCGGGATAACCCTCTGGTCTGGTTATTGCGGGGGAAGTGCCCTTGGAAAAAAAGGACTACCTGCCGAAAAGGTGGGCAGACGAGCTGCAGAAGAAATCATCTTGGAACTAAGCTCAAAAGCCCCTGTGGATGTGCATCTTGCAGACCAGCTGATTCCGTATATGGCACTTGCAGGAAACAGTTCTTATACGGTCCGGGAGCTGACCCTGCATGCGGCAACAAACATCTGGGTTACGGAACAGTTTCTGGACGTGAAATTCAGGATCGAGGAAAAAGAGGGACTTTTTGAAGTCTCGGTAGACTGA
- a CDS encoding DUF2162 domain-containing protein translates to MDSSTLTVIGILIGILIFGIKTGLGCGFSNITTREILTIGGSYFFLALLFGSVADHLSFDAFERLSAMGMGIHVLVSLLLIGAGIYTQKKWNSGKDVSRHTFLAISMPCPVCLGALAVSCMLLSQSLSLSGIKIGFLVGIAFFIAVVASSFLFRFGKVRCGKTPETMGSAMMLLGIYYLLGALLIPAYMKSKQMNLAPMQTGESGLFPLLVFGILVLAGFFLDRVRSSQ, encoded by the coding sequence ATGGATTCTTCGACATTGACTGTTATCGGTATTTTGATAGGTATTCTTATCTTCGGGATTAAAACTGGATTAGGTTGTGGATTTTCAAATATCACTACGCGAGAGATTCTTACAATTGGCGGCAGTTATTTTTTTCTAGCTCTTTTATTCGGAAGTGTTGCTGACCACCTGAGCTTTGATGCTTTTGAGCGTCTTTCTGCAATGGGTATGGGAATCCATGTTCTTGTCTCCCTGCTCCTTATAGGGGCTGGCATCTATACCCAGAAAAAATGGAATTCCGGAAAAGATGTTTCCAGACATACTTTCCTGGCCATATCAATGCCCTGTCCGGTCTGCCTGGGGGCTCTTGCAGTCTCCTGTATGCTCCTCTCACAAAGCCTCAGCCTTTCCGGGATAAAAATAGGGTTCCTTGTGGGAATTGCTTTTTTTATTGCAGTAGTAGCTTCTTCTTTTCTTTTCAGGTTCGGGAAGGTCCGGTGTGGAAAGACCCCCGAAACTATGGGAAGCGCCATGATGCTTCTCGGAATTTATTATCTTCTGGGAGCTCTGCTAATCCCGGCCTATATGAAATCAAAGCAGATGAACCTGGCTCCTATGCAAACCGGAGAATCAGGCCTTTTTCCCCTTCTGGTTTTCGGGATATTGGTCCTTGCAGGTTTTTTCCTTGACCGTGTGAGGTCTAGCCAATGA
- a CDS encoding MotA/TolQ/ExbB proton channel family protein, with product MSNMDLLFRTIYVFSSALLYPVMILLTLLVFVSLIQLGEFLSEYSKRTRDRNSLEVSCKKIRQSLHISAFSEASKALLNIKQNYMVTTFAKESAQYLEDQNFPATGKLSEEYEIRMAKRLEHTKIISTVAPMLGLMGTLIPLGPALIGLSQGDLETLAQNLMIAFATTVVGLFSAGIAYVLTQVRRRWYWEDMSDIDYILDIIEEKNGN from the coding sequence ATGAGCAATATGGATCTGTTATTCCGGACTATATACGTATTTTCATCGGCTTTACTGTATCCGGTAATGATACTTTTGACTCTACTGGTCTTTGTTTCACTTATTCAGTTAGGAGAATTCCTTTCCGAATATTCAAAAAGAACCAGGGACCGGAACAGCCTGGAAGTTAGTTGCAAAAAAATCAGGCAAAGTCTTCATATTTCGGCTTTTTCGGAAGCATCGAAGGCTCTTCTGAATATAAAACAAAATTACATGGTCACGACCTTTGCAAAAGAGTCTGCACAATACCTTGAAGATCAGAATTTCCCTGCGACCGGGAAGCTCTCCGAAGAATATGAGATAAGAATGGCAAAGCGCCTTGAGCACACGAAAATCATCTCAACTGTTGCTCCCATGCTCGGGCTTATGGGGACCCTTATCCCTCTCGGGCCTGCTCTAATAGGGCTTTCACAGGGAGACCTCGAAACCCTGGCACAGAACCTGATGATCGCTTTTGCGACTACCGTTGTAGGGCTCTTTTCTGCCGGAATAGCCTATGTGCTTACCCAGGTCAGAAGGCGCTGGTACTGGGAGGACATGTCGGATATCGATTACATCCTGGATATCATCGAGGAAAAGAACGGAAATTGA
- a CDS encoding FAD-dependent oxidoreductase, with protein MGSDFSVKDAAGKIMQPAAEVQEEVPGKGPIHVRTEKEITRVVIIGGGACGMAAATKIRRQSDFKITVLSSDSHTAYSHCGIPFVLGREIENFEKLIVKPPGFFREKNIDVKLNEKVMSINLAKRVVLTGKGTYPYDKLVIATGSLPFIPRKSKANILPYGIFTLRSLADGKLFGKALETAQTVCIIGGGIIGIECASALTKRGIKTILITRSKDLLSSQFDSDMAAIVRAHLEALGVRVITGEPLFLPENFWKEKTVYIKDRHFPADLMLLATGVKPEVCLASEAGIDTGKAGGIVVNEMLQVKAGGEFLPNVYAGGECAEVTDLLTGESRLSPLGTTARRMADVIGNNITDKYSTFGPLADPWVAVAGDLQFGGVGLTPEQVKRQGIKVVSGFSRGRTRASYYPGRKDIYIKLFFKDGCLAGAQLAGGEGIKERIDALSLAIRKKTTIKDLLNLETCYAPPVSMLVDPLTPAVKAAVRNIRKAKTE; from the coding sequence ATGGGAAGCGATTTCAGTGTAAAGGATGCTGCAGGTAAAATCATGCAACCCGCAGCTGAGGTTCAGGAAGAGGTCCCGGGGAAAGGCCCCATACATGTCCGGACAGAAAAAGAGATCACAAGGGTGGTGATTATAGGAGGGGGAGCCTGTGGGATGGCGGCTGCTACCAAGATCAGGAGGCAGAGTGACTTCAAAATAACTGTACTCTCATCTGACTCCCACACAGCTTACAGCCACTGCGGAATTCCTTTTGTCCTGGGCAGGGAAATTGAAAATTTTGAAAAATTGATCGTAAAACCCCCAGGTTTTTTCAGAGAAAAAAACATAGATGTGAAACTGAACGAGAAGGTAATGTCGATAAACCTGGCAAAGCGAGTCGTCCTGACCGGAAAGGGAACCTATCCTTATGACAAACTGGTGATTGCCACAGGGAGCCTGCCCTTTATACCTCGCAAAAGCAAGGCAAATATTCTACCTTACGGAATCTTCACGCTCAGAAGCCTTGCTGACGGCAAACTCTTTGGAAAAGCCCTTGAAACCGCGCAAACAGTATGCATCATAGGGGGAGGTATAATAGGAATTGAATGTGCCTCAGCCCTTACAAAGCGAGGGATTAAAACTATTCTTATTACCAGGAGTAAAGACCTGCTTTCCAGCCAGTTTGATTCTGATATGGCTGCGATTGTCAGGGCACACCTTGAAGCCCTCGGTGTGCGGGTTATTACCGGGGAACCTCTATTTTTACCTGAAAATTTCTGGAAAGAAAAAACCGTATACATAAAGGACAGACATTTTCCTGCAGACCTTATGCTCCTGGCAACCGGGGTAAAACCTGAAGTTTGCCTTGCCAGCGAGGCAGGGATAGATACCGGAAAGGCAGGGGGAATAGTCGTAAATGAAATGCTTCAGGTAAAAGCAGGAGGGGAATTCCTCCCTAATGTATACGCAGGGGGCGAATGTGCGGAGGTTACTGACCTTCTAACCGGGGAAAGCAGGCTCAGCCCACTGGGCACAACCGCACGTCGTATGGCAGACGTGATCGGAAATAACATTACAGACAAATACTCTACTTTCGGGCCCCTTGCCGACCCCTGGGTAGCTGTTGCCGGAGACCTGCAGTTCGGAGGAGTGGGGCTTACCCCCGAACAGGTGAAAAGACAGGGGATAAAAGTTGTAAGCGGATTTTCCCGCGGGCGCACGAGAGCTTCCTACTATCCGGGTCGAAAGGATATTTATATAAAACTCTTTTTTAAAGACGGCTGCCTTGCAGGAGCGCAGCTCGCAGGAGGGGAAGGAATAAAGGAAAGGATCGATGCCCTTTCCCTTGCGATAAGAAAGAAAACAACAATCAAAGACCTTCTAAACCTTGAAACCTGCTATGCTCCTCCGGTTTCTATGCTCGTGGACCCCCTCACTCCGGCTGTAAAAGCCGCAGTCAGAAATATAAGGAAGGCGAAAACCGAGTAA
- a CDS encoding RNA 2'-phosphotransferase, translating into MIRKCTEHGYFRGGSCQQCKRPGRYVLDDSREEKLGRFVSGTLRHFPASAGVKMDEYGWVDLNAFCDVMKKRYNWMRKEYLYALVESDEKGRYQIRGFMIRARYGHSVNIELDYEESDAPYVYYGASPEEVDVLLENGIFPIKQRYVHLSTSYEKAAEVALIHTESPVILQVDAFRAQEDGISLKLATDYIVLAEKIPPEYLYVIEE; encoded by the coding sequence ATGATTCGAAAATGCACTGAGCACGGCTATTTTAGAGGAGGCAGCTGTCAGCAGTGTAAACGCCCAGGCAGATACGTGCTGGATGACAGCAGGGAAGAAAAGCTCGGCAGGTTTGTATCAGGTACTCTTCGGCACTTCCCGGCATCCGCAGGGGTTAAAATGGATGAATACGGCTGGGTGGACCTTAACGCCTTCTGTGACGTTATGAAGAAACGTTATAACTGGATGAGAAAAGAGTACCTTTATGCCCTTGTGGAATCCGATGAAAAAGGACGATACCAGATCAGAGGGTTCATGATAAGGGCACGTTACGGACATTCTGTTAACATTGAGCTTGACTACGAGGAGAGCGATGCTCCGTACGTATACTACGGGGCAAGTCCGGAAGAAGTTGATGTCCTGCTCGAGAACGGAATTTTCCCTATCAAACAACGCTATGTTCATCTCAGTACTTCCTATGAAAAGGCAGCTGAAGTTGCCCTTATCCACACTGAAAGTCCTGTGATCCTGCAGGTTGACGCCTTTAGAGCTCAGGAAGACGGAATTTCTCTAAAGCTTGCAACGGATTACATCGTACTTGCAGAAAAGATACCTCCCGAGTACCTGTATGTAATCGAGGAATGA